In Rhodothermus marinus DSM 4252, a single genomic region encodes these proteins:
- the gap gene encoding type I glyceraldehyde-3-phosphate dehydrogenase produces MAIKLGINGFGRIGRLVLRSILERKLTDQIDVVGVNDITDAATLAHLFKYDSVHGPYPGEVRVEGDELVVDGERFRVFSERDPKNLPWGELDCDVVIESTGIFRSREKAAQHIEAGAKKVIISAPAKGEVDATIVIGVNDHILTGKEQVVSNASCTTNCLAPMVKVLDEAFGVRRGFMITVHAYTADQRLQDAPHSDLRRARAAALSIIPTTTGAAKAVGLVLPHLKGKLDGFALRVPVPDGSITDFTAELNREVTVEEVNEAFRKAAENELKGILQYVEDPIVSSDIIHNPHSCIFDSLSTMVIEGNLVKVVGWYDNEWGYACRTVDLVGKLMAVAEPAG; encoded by the coding sequence ATGGCGATCAAGCTGGGCATCAACGGATTTGGCCGGATCGGTCGTCTGGTGCTGCGCTCGATTCTGGAGCGCAAGCTGACAGACCAGATCGATGTGGTGGGCGTCAACGACATCACCGACGCCGCCACGCTGGCGCACCTGTTCAAGTACGACTCGGTGCATGGCCCCTACCCGGGCGAAGTGCGCGTCGAGGGCGACGAACTGGTGGTCGATGGCGAACGCTTCCGCGTCTTCAGCGAGCGCGACCCGAAGAACCTGCCCTGGGGCGAGCTGGACTGCGACGTGGTGATCGAATCGACGGGCATCTTCCGCTCCCGGGAGAAGGCGGCCCAGCACATCGAAGCCGGTGCCAAGAAGGTGATCATCTCGGCGCCGGCCAAAGGCGAGGTCGATGCGACCATCGTGATCGGCGTCAACGACCACATTCTGACCGGCAAGGAGCAGGTCGTCTCGAACGCGAGCTGCACGACGAACTGCCTGGCGCCGATGGTCAAGGTGCTCGACGAGGCGTTCGGGGTGCGGCGCGGCTTCATGATCACGGTGCATGCCTATACGGCCGACCAGCGCCTGCAGGATGCGCCGCACAGCGACCTGCGGCGGGCCCGTGCGGCGGCGCTGTCGATCATTCCCACCACGACCGGCGCGGCCAAGGCGGTCGGACTGGTACTGCCGCACCTGAAGGGCAAGCTCGACGGCTTCGCGCTGCGCGTGCCCGTGCCCGACGGCTCCATCACCGACTTCACGGCCGAACTGAACCGTGAGGTGACCGTCGAGGAGGTCAACGAAGCCTTCCGCAAGGCGGCCGAAAACGAACTGAAGGGCATCCTGCAGTACGTCGAGGACCCGATCGTCTCGTCGGACATCATCCACAATCCGCACTCCTGCATCTTCGACAGCCTCTCGACCATGGTCATCGAGGGCAACCTGGTCAAGGTCGTGGGCTGGTACGACAACGAGTGGGGCTACGCCTGCCGGACGGTGGACCTGGTCGGGAAGCTGATGGCCGTCGCCGAGCCGGCCGGATGA
- a CDS encoding phosphoglycerate kinase — MSTLRKLTIDDLDVKGKRVLVRVDFNVPLKEDEQGNLVVADDTRIREALPTIRALMQAGAKVILMSHLGRPKGQPDPKYSLAPVARRLEELLGVRVRFVSNIVGEAVRQAINSMPEGGVILLENTRFHPGETKNDPELARQLAELADVYVNDAFGSAHRAHASTEGVAHYVKQAAMGYLMKREVEYLSRLLENPEHPFVAILGGAKVSDKIGVIKNLLPRVDRLLIGGAMSYTFLKALGHNVGASRVEEDRLEEARQLYEEAQGKILLPVDHVVAPEFSNEAPAQVVEGDIPDGLMGLDIGPKTIERYREEILQARTVVWNGPMGVFEMPNFAKGTFAIAEALAEATDRGALTVVGGGDSVAAITQAGYADRVSHVSTGGGAMLEFLEGKELPGLVALTDKK; from the coding sequence ATGTCGACGCTTCGCAAACTGACCATCGACGACCTGGACGTCAAAGGCAAGCGTGTGCTGGTCCGGGTCGATTTCAACGTGCCCCTGAAGGAAGACGAGCAGGGCAACCTGGTCGTCGCCGACGACACACGTATCCGGGAGGCGCTGCCCACGATCCGGGCGCTCATGCAGGCCGGCGCCAAGGTGATCCTGATGAGTCATCTGGGTCGTCCCAAAGGGCAGCCCGATCCCAAGTACAGCCTGGCACCGGTGGCCCGTCGGCTCGAAGAGTTGCTGGGCGTGCGCGTCCGCTTCGTGAGCAACATCGTGGGTGAAGCCGTGCGCCAGGCCATCAACAGCATGCCCGAAGGCGGCGTGATCCTCCTGGAAAACACGCGCTTCCATCCGGGCGAGACGAAAAACGATCCGGAGCTGGCCCGCCAGCTGGCCGAACTGGCCGACGTGTACGTGAACGACGCCTTCGGCTCGGCGCACCGCGCGCATGCCTCGACCGAAGGTGTGGCCCACTACGTCAAGCAGGCGGCCATGGGCTACCTGATGAAACGCGAGGTGGAATACCTGAGCCGCCTGCTCGAAAACCCCGAGCACCCGTTCGTGGCCATCCTCGGCGGGGCGAAGGTTTCCGACAAGATCGGCGTGATCAAGAACCTGCTGCCGCGCGTCGATCGCCTGCTCATCGGCGGCGCCATGAGCTACACGTTCCTCAAGGCGCTGGGCCACAACGTGGGCGCCTCCCGCGTCGAAGAAGACCGCCTGGAAGAAGCGCGCCAGCTCTACGAGGAGGCTCAGGGTAAAATCCTGCTGCCCGTCGATCACGTGGTGGCACCCGAGTTCTCCAACGAAGCGCCCGCTCAGGTCGTCGAAGGCGACATCCCGGACGGCCTCATGGGGCTGGACATCGGTCCGAAAACCATCGAGCGCTACCGCGAGGAAATCCTGCAGGCCCGCACGGTGGTCTGGAACGGCCCCATGGGCGTTTTCGAAATGCCCAACTTTGCGAAGGGCACATTTGCCATCGCCGAGGCGCTGGCCGAGGCCACCGACCGGGGCGCCCTGACCGTGGTGGGCGGCGGCGACTCGGTGGCCGCCATCACTCAGGCCGGTTACGCCGACCGCGTGAGCCACGTCTCGACCGGCGGCGGTGCCATGCTGGAGTTCCTGGAAGGCAAGGAACTGCCCGGCCTGGTCGCGCTGACCGACAAAAAGTAA